Part of the Candidatus Hydrogenedentota bacterium genome is shown below.
ACATGGGCTTTGACGAATACACCGGCGACGAGAACGTAGGCGAAGGCGAGGGCGAGGGCGAGGGCGAAGGTGAAGGCGAGGGCGAAGGTGAAGGCGAGGGCGAGGGTGAGGGCGAGGGTGAGGGCGAGGGTGAGGGTGAGGGTGAAGGCGAAGGCGAAGGCGAAGGCGAAGGCGAAGGCGAAGGCGAGCCCGGTGATGTCAGATACGTCAACAAGGCCAGTGGGGGCTCCGTTCACAACGGACTCACGTGGGCAACCGCGTTCCGCGAAATCCAGGACGGTATAGACCGGGCGCGGCTTCTTGCCGTTGAGGAAGTCTGGGTCGCTGCAGGCGTCTACGACGAAGTGCGCGATGGCACAGGTTCGCTCGTGTTGCGCGGCGGCGTCTCGATATATGGCGGGTTCAGCGGCGCGGAAACGCAGCGGGACGAACGCGACTACGTGAACAATGTCACGGTCATCGATGGGTCGAAGGCCGCGGGCGGCGCGCCCGCGAGCCGGGTTGTAGTTGGCACCAGTTTTGCCAGGCTGGATGGGTTCACGATTACCGGCGGGCGGGGCGTCTCCGGGTGCGGCCTGTTCAACAATGGCGTCTCGCCCACCATCGCGAATTGCGTGTTTGCGGACAACAGGGCGGACGAATTCGGCGGCGCAATGTTCAATCTCGGCGGCGCAAACCCCGCCGTCACGAACTGCACGTTCACGGACAACAGCGCGGAACGGAGCGGTGGGGCCATACACAACCTCGAATCGTCGGCTCAGATTACCAACTGCGTTTTTTCCAGGAACCGGTCGGAACTTGGCGGCGCCATTTTCAACAATGAGGATGCCGGCGTTGCGGTTTCGGGCTGCACGTTCGAAGATAATCTGGCGGCGCGCTCGGCTGGTTCGGCGGAAGACGCGGTCTCCGGCGGCGGCGCCATTGCGAACCTGAATTCGGACCCGGTCATCGCGGACTGCGTGTTTCTGGAGAATTTCAGTGACAACTACGGCGGCGCCGTCTTCAACAACGCCGCGTCGCCGTTTATCCGGCTGTGCCGCTTCTTCGGAAACGAGTCGGAACAGAGCGGTGGCGCTGTCCTGAACCTCGGTGTACTGGGCGGCGACGTGTCGGAACGGTGCGCTCCGCGGTTCGTCAACTGCATTTTCAATCTGAATTTCGCGAGCGAATTTGGCGGCGCGGTCTTCAACTTCGGCGCGGAGGCCGCTATCAGCAATTGCACGGTCTACGCGAACACGGCGAGTTTTGGCGGCGGCATCGCCAATCTGGAAGCCGGCGCGCTGATCACCAACTGCGTGCTCTGGGCGAACCTCGGCGCGCCCATCTTCGGCGAGGCGGTCACGGCCACCGTCGCGTACTGCAACGTACAGGGGGGCTACGCTGGTACGGGTAATATCGATGCGGACCCGGAATTTGTCAATCCCACGGCTCGGAATTTCCATTTGCAGCCCGGCTCCCCGTGCGTGGACCGGGGCGGCGACACGAGCGGCGATGCCTATGGCAATGTCACGCGCGATATCGACGGCGATAATCGCGGTTACGACGGCGATGGCCAGGGCGCGGCAACGGGCGACGGGTCTGACTACGATATTGGTGCGGATGAAATGACATTGTCCGGTGAGGGCGAGGGTGAGGGTGAAGGTGAAGGCGAGGGTGAGGGTGAAGGTGAAGGTGAAGGTGAAGGTGAAGGTGAAGGTGAAGGTGAAGGTGAAGGTGAAGGTGAAGGTGAAGGTGAAGGTGAAGGTGAAGGCGAGGGTGAAGGCGAGTGCGGACTGCAAACCGTCACGGTGATCAGTCCGGCCCACAATTCGACGGTGTTTCTGCCGCAAAGCGTGGTCACGCTGCCATTCACGCTGGCCGCAGTGACCAATTGTCCGGAGGACACGTTTAATGTGCTGTACACGTTTGACGGGGCGTTTGCCGGTGCCGCGCAAGGTTCGCCGTATCCGGTGACGATCGGCAATATCGCTACGCTTGCGCGCGGCGGGCATACCGTCGTCGCGACAGCGAACGGCGCGGGCGGCGGCTTGGCCACGGTGACGGAGGAGGCGGCGTTCACGCTCCTGAACGCGCCCGCCGGCGCCGACGCGAACAACAACGGCTATCCGGACGACCCGTTTGAAATGCTGGCCGTCGCGGGCGACCGTTTCTACAACGTGACGCAGATTGCTGAGTCCGGCGATGACCGCTGCGTAGGCTCTGTGATGTGGCGCGGGCCGGGCGCGCCGGTGGCCGTGGCGCTTGCCAACCCGGAGAATGTGTCGCAGCGGATTACGGTGGTGGCGCCGGGCGACCTGCTCGAGGAAGGGGAGTTGGCGGTACTGCTGGTGACGACGGCCACCGACCTTGTGACGCTGATCGGCGCACAGCAGGCGGCGAACGTTGCGCGGCAGCCGGCGGGCGGGCTCGCGCCGGGCGCCCAATTCGCGGATATCAGCCTGCTCGTGAGCGATAACGACGGCGTAACGTTCCAGGAAATCGCGAACGCGCGCCTAGCGGCGAATCCTATTCATGTGATCATCGAGGGCGCGCAGCCGCCTTCCGGCATCGGCGTGGAACTGCATACCCATCCCAGCAACGTGGTGGATGCGCCCGCCACCGGCATCGAGTTGCGCGTTTCCGGCGGAGACTGGACCACGAACGCCGTGCGGAATCCCCAAATCAGCGGCGGACGCATCGAAGCGGACCTTGCCGCGTTGTCGATCCTGGCGCCGTTCCTGGAAGCCGGTGAAGACTTGGCCGTCATCGCCGTGGTGCCCGCGCAGGCGCAGTTTGGCCAAGTCATGATGGGCCGGTCCGCGACGAAGACCTTCACGGTCAAGAACATCGGGTCGGGCGTTTTGAATGGCGCTGCCGCGACGCAACCGCCGTTCAGCATCGTCAGCGGCGGCGCGTACAGCCTCGGCCCCGGCGTGAGCGTGGACGTGGTAGTGCGCTTCTCGCCCACTGAAGAACGCGATTATCTCGGGACCGTGACGTTCACCGGCGGCGGCGGCGCGACGCGCACCGTATTCGGCACCGGCACGACCAACAAGCTCATACGCATCTTTGGCTGCGGCGCGCAGGGGACGGCAATGGCGGAGAACCTGTGGGGCGACGCCGCCGTCTTCGTGCTGGTCGCGGGGCTGCTTGCGTGGCGTGTGCGGCGTCTGCGCCGAAACGGCTCACCGTGACAACCTAAAGGTCAGTCCAGGCATTCGAACCGGTTTTGGATGTTCTCGCGTCGGCGTATTCCAGCCCGGCGCAGGGTCTGCGCGTCTTCTGTTCGGGAAATGACGAACAAATGCAACGTATGCGGCAACAAGACATCCCGCGAAGCGCGCGGGGGTGAAGTCTTCCGTATAGAAGACGGGATGGTGCTCGGGGGCACATCCCGGCGTGCGCATACGACCGGTGCGATGACACCATGCGTGGCCATCAGACGGTGGGCCATGTCCGCGAGGCCGTCCGCCAAGGGCAACGGCTCGTCCGGAGCCTGCGCATGGAAGTCACTGCTTTTCCCTGAATACGGCGCACATTGCGTATTCAGGGTTCTTGGTCTTGCCGTCTTGCGGGACTACTCCGGCGATTGGTGCAGCGCGAATTCGGTAATGGCGGGGCACGCCGCCGCCTTCGGGATGCGCAGCCGCACTCTTGCCGTGGTCACGGGCTCGCCGCGCCAGATCCGGCGATTGCCGATGGCCGTACCCTTCGCGAATTCGAGCCACGCCGCGCCGTCCCAGCGGTCGAGGGCCCAATCGTCGACGCGCTGGCCCAATGCGAGATATTCGCGCAGGCTGACGACATTGAACGTTGCTTCGCCGCCGAGGTCCAAAACAAGTTCCGGATTCAACACGGCGTCGTCGGTGCACCAGTAGGTTGCGCGATTACCGTCGTTCACGTTGCCTGCCGCGAAGGCCGGGTCGCCCCCGCGCGTGTTGCTTGCGTCTGCTTGCGCGCCGCGCGCGAAGTCCACGCTGAAGGTGGCGTCGAGGATGCGGCGGAACTCGCGTAGCGCCGCGGCGTCGTTTTCGTGAATGCGGCCGCGCCGGTCAGGCGGCAGATTGAGCAGGAACGACGCGCCGCGGCCCACTGACGCATAATACAGTTCCAGCAGGTTTGCCGCGCTGCGCACCTTCCCGTCTTCCTTCGGGTGATAGAACCAGCCGGGGCGTATCGAGACGTCAACCTCCGCGGGCAGCCAGAATTGTCCGTCGCGATGGCCGTTCTCGCCCTCCTTATATTCCGTGCGGCCCGGGCACGGGGCCGCGCCGTCGCGCCCATGCGGCGTGTACGTGGCCCAGCACGGGTCTCCCGCGAAACCGGACTCGTTGCCGACCCAGCGGATATCGGGCCCCACGTCGCTGAACATGACCGCGCCGGGCTGCAGTTCGCGCACGATCCGCCAGGTGGCGTCCCAGCCGTAGTACGTGGCCGGGTCTATCGTGCGTTTTTCGCGCGCGCCGCCGTAATAGCCGTCGCCGCCGTTCGCGCCGTCGAACCAGACCTCGAAGATGGGGCCGTATTCCGTGAGCAGTTCCCGCAATTGGCTGCGGTAGTATTCAAGGTAACCCGGGCCGCCGTATTCCGGGTGGTTGCGGTCCCAGGGCGAGAGATAGACGCCGAATTTCAACCCGTGCCGCTGACACGCGGCGGAAAGATCGCGCACGATGTCGCCCTTGCCGCCGCGCCAGCCGCTCTGGGCCACGGTATGCGTTGTGTATTTCGAAGGCCAGAGACAAAAACCGTCGTGGTGCTTGCACGTAAGAATGAGGCCTTTCATGCCCCCCTCGCTCGCGACAGAGACAATCTGGTCCGCGTCGAAATCCGTCGGGTTGAAAACGCCGGGCGATTCGTCGCCGTAGCCCCATTCCTTGTCCGTGAACGTGTTCACGGTGAAATGCACGAACCCGTAAAACTCCAGTTCGTGCCACGCAAGTTGCCGCCCGCTCGGAACGGGCCCATAGGGCGCGGGCGGCTCCGCGCCCGGCGCGGACCCCGTCGCCGCGAAGATCAACGCACTCATGATCGCGCACCTCGATAGCAGGGAAACCATGTGTTCACACTCCCTTTTGCCGCAGCGGCCCGCCGCCTCCCGCGGCCGGCCGGCCTCAGCGATGCACCAGCCGGCCCAGCAACGGCGTGCTGACCGTGATTGCGCCGTCGGGACAATACTCTTGACAGCAGTAACAGCGGATACAGATGTGGTAATCGTGCGAGGGCGGCGTGTCCTTCCCGCCGCGGAAATCGACCGCCTTGGGCGATACGGGGCAGACCTGCACGCACGTGCCGCAACGGCTGCACACGGCCGTGTTGATGACGGGCCGCGGCACGATGGTCTCCCGCATCACGCGGGCCAGCAGCCGCGGCAGCGCGCCCTTCGCGCCTTCACGCCTGCGGTCCACCTGAAAGCCGCGCTGGATGAACGAATCGAGCGGCGCGCCCGCGACCTCCGTGTCCGCGCAGGCGCCAAGCCCGGTCTCGACGCCCTGGCGGACCGTCGGGACCAGTGCGGGGTCGAGATCGACCATTTGCGCAGCGGCGGCGTCGATGGCGACCGGGTCGTCGGAAAGCAACAGTGCGCCCAGCGGCACGGGCGTTCCGTTGCGGGGGCCATTGCCTTCCATGGCGAGGACGGCGTCCATGACATAGAGGCGCGGCTTCACAAAACGGGTCACATCGGCGAGCATCCGCGCGAAACGGTCGAGTTCCGGCAGGCGCGCGTGGAATTCGCCCTTCAGGAAGCCCGGGATGCAGCCGAACTGGTTTTTCACCGCTCCCGTGATCCGGGTCAGCGCGTGCGTCTTGAGTTTGGGCAGCGAAATGACGCCGTCCGCGCTCAAGACGCCCTGCGCGATGGTGAACTGCTTGATCAAGTGGCCTTCCGGAAAGGAAACCGTCTTTGACGACATGAAATCCGCCAGCGCCACGCCGGTCGCTTCCGCAACACTCACCAGGCCCGCGCGCCGCGCAGCGCTCTCCGGCCGGCCGAAACCCGGGGAATCGCCGTAGGACAGCTGCGCGCCACACGCGGCAAAGCGGCGCGCCACGGCCTTGAACACCGCCGGATGCGTCGTGACCGCCTTTTCCGGCGCCGCGCCCGCGAGCAGGTTTGGTTTCAGGAGCAACCGCTCGCCGGGGCGCACGAACCGCTCGACCCCGCCCAGCAGCGACAGGCCTTCGTCAATCGCCGCCGCGACACGGCTCTCGTCGTAATCCTTGCAGGCCACCAATGCCACGATACTCACGGCGCCGGCTCCCGTTCACCTGGTTGAGAACGCACGAAATATCCTCTCATGCCCGGGGCTTGAGCCGCCACGTCACCGCCAGCAGCGCGATCGCCGCCACGGTGGACGCGAGGATCGCCGCGATGACGGCGGCCCAGGCGGTCTCCTTGCCGTGCGACGCCTGCAATACGTCGAGCAGTTTCCCGAAGCCCGTCGCCTGCACGGTGCGGCCGATGTAGCCGAACAGACCGATAAAGCCGGCCGCGGTGCCGATGGCCTTCTTGCCGGTCAGGTCGAGGGCAATGATAACGATGAAATTGATCACCGGGTAGATGAACAGCCCGATCGATACAAGCATGAGCATGTCCAGCCAGAGAAAACCCGCGGGAATGAACAGGATCGCGGTGAACGCGCCGAGGATCGGCACGAGGCACAGCACGGCGATCATGCCGCGCCGGCCGCCCATCTTGTCGGAAAGCCAGCCGAGCAGAATGGTTGACGGGATGCCGCCGAACTCGAGCGCGGTCTGGGCCAGGCCGCCGCCGGTGACCGTGGCTTCCTTCATTTCGCGCAGGTACATGGGCCCCCAGTCCAGCATGCTGTAGCGCGTGATGTAGGCGAAGAAGTTCGCGAAGGCGAGCAGCCAAACGTACTTGTTGACCAGCACGTAGTCGAAAAGCAATTCCTTGAAAGTCAGTTCGCGTTCCGGTTCGCCGCGCTGGCCGTGAAATTCCGGGTAGTCCTGGTTGTACTCCTCGATGGGCGGCAGACCGACGGACTGCGGTGTGTCGCGCAGCCGCACAAGCAGGTACGCCACGCCCAGCAGGCACAGCGCGCCCGGCACATAGAACGCATATTCCCAGCCGCCAAAGCGGGATGCGGACCAGCCCGCCAGATAGCCTGCGATGCCGCCGCCGACGTTGTGCGCCGTGTTCCAGATGCTGAAGGTCAGGCCGCGCTCCCGTTCGCTGAACCAGTGGCCCATCGAGCGCCCGCACGGCGGCCAGCCCATGCCCTGCACGAACCCGTTGAGCGCCCAGAGCGTCATGTGCAACGGATAGCTCGCCATCGCGCCGAACGCGAAATTGCACAGCGCCGTCAGCAGCAGCCCGCACGCCATGAAGATGCGCGGGTTGCTCCGGTCGGACAACGCGCCCATGATGAACTTGCCCAGACCGTAGCTGATGGCCGTCGCGGCGAGGATATTGCCAATCTGCGAATGGTCGTAGTGCAGCGCCCCTTCGATGTCCTTCGCGACCACCGACAGGTTGTTGCGCACGAGGTAGAACGCGGCGTAGCCGAGGAACGTGGATTCCATGATCTGCCATCGAAACCGCGGATACGCCCGCCGCACCTCGCCGTCCGGCAGTCGCGGAATATGCGGCGCGGGCGCAAACGCCCGCCGCAGATAATCCAAAGACATGATGCTGGTCCTCCACCCGGGCCCGGTGTCTTGCGCGACATAGTCCGCGTTTTAACGCCCGCAATGCAAGCCGGCCGCTGGCGTCCGCACCGCCGCTTCTGCTATCACGGTCTCCGCGCGAGGCGGGCATTGAACCCAAACGGGGAGGGCCTGCCCATGACGCTGCTCTTGTGCGCCGCGAAGCGGAACGCGTTTCAGTCCGTCACAGGAGAGCGTTATGAATGGTGAACACGTGTGTTTGCTGCCGCGGGTATCCAGCGCGGGCAGGGAAAGGAAAGCGCCGTGACCAAGAAGAAAGAAGCCAAGCCGGAGAGGAATACGGGCAAGCCGCGCTGCGGCCTGTGCGGAAAGACGAAGAACCTCACGAAGACGGACTGTTGCGGGCATTGGATTTGCGACGACGAGCACAAATACGTGATGTTCTCATATGCGCTCAACAGTTGCCACCGGAACCACTCGCGCTACACGCTTTGCGCCCATCATTTCATAGAAGGCCACAAGGGCGATTGGAAGACCTGCAAGAAGTGCCGGAAATCGTTCAAAACGGAGATGTACGTGTGGTACGGCACCAACGAATTCAACTTTGAGGTTCTCGAGAATCCGCCGGCATACCAGCCGACCCATTGCGCGCGGTGTAACGCCGTCATCAGCCTGGGGACAGACGGCTATTCGTTCGGTGCCGAGGGGTATCTCTGCGAGGACTGCACACAGGCAAGATTCCTGGACGAAGCAAAGGAGGAGAAGCCCTGACGACTGGGCGTGTTTTCCTCGCCGAAGTCAAAAACACAGGGGCGAGGATGCCCTCGCCCCTGCCTGTGGGTTCGTCTTCGTCAGGGCGCGCAATTCACGATTGCATTACGCGGTGACTCATGCCCCGTTCAGATGCCGCTGGCGTCTAGCCCCACAATCATCCACACGCCGTTCTCTTGCTTT
Proteins encoded:
- a CDS encoding DUF1565 domain-containing protein, translating into MGFDEYTGDENVGEGEGEGEGEGEGEGEGEGEGEGEGEGEGEGEGEGEGEGEGEGEGEGEGEPGDVRYVNKASGGSVHNGLTWATAFREIQDGIDRARLLAVEEVWVAAGVYDEVRDGTGSLVLRGGVSIYGGFSGAETQRDERDYVNNVTVIDGSKAAGGAPASRVVVGTSFARLDGFTITGGRGVSGCGLFNNGVSPTIANCVFADNRADEFGGAMFNLGGANPAVTNCTFTDNSAERSGGAIHNLESSAQITNCVFSRNRSELGGAIFNNEDAGVAVSGCTFEDNLAARSAGSAEDAVSGGGAIANLNSDPVIADCVFLENFSDNYGGAVFNNAASPFIRLCRFFGNESEQSGGAVLNLGVLGGDVSERCAPRFVNCIFNLNFASEFGGAVFNFGAEAAISNCTVYANTASFGGGIANLEAGALITNCVLWANLGAPIFGEAVTATVAYCNVQGGYAGTGNIDADPEFVNPTARNFHLQPGSPCVDRGGDTSGDAYGNVTRDIDGDNRGYDGDGQGAATGDGSDYDIGADEMTLSGEGEGEGEGEGEGEGEGEGEGEGEGEGEGEGEGEGEGEGEGEGEGEGEGECGLQTVTVISPAHNSTVFLPQSVVTLPFTLAAVTNCPEDTFNVLYTFDGAFAGAAQGSPYPVTIGNIATLARGGHTVVATANGAGGGLATVTEEAAFTLLNAPAGADANNNGYPDDPFEMLAVAGDRFYNVTQIAESGDDRCVGSVMWRGPGAPVAVALANPENVSQRITVVAPGDLLEEGELAVLLVTTATDLVTLIGAQQAANVARQPAGGLAPGAQFADISLLVSDNDGVTFQEIANARLAANPIHVIIEGAQPPSGIGVELHTHPSNVVDAPATGIELRVSGGDWTTNAVRNPQISGGRIEADLAALSILAPFLEAGEDLAVIAVVPAQAQFGQVMMGRSATKTFTVKNIGSGVLNGAAATQPPFSIVSGGAYSLGPGVSVDVVVRFSPTEERDYLGTVTFTGGGGATRTVFGTGTTNKLIRIFGCGAQGTAMAENLWGDAAVFVLVAGLLAWRVRRLRRNGSP
- a CDS encoding MFS transporter; its protein translation is MSLDYLRRAFAPAPHIPRLPDGEVRRAYPRFRWQIMESTFLGYAAFYLVRNNLSVVAKDIEGALHYDHSQIGNILAATAISYGLGKFIMGALSDRSNPRIFMACGLLLTALCNFAFGAMASYPLHMTLWALNGFVQGMGWPPCGRSMGHWFSERERGLTFSIWNTAHNVGGGIAGYLAGWSASRFGGWEYAFYVPGALCLLGVAYLLVRLRDTPQSVGLPPIEEYNQDYPEFHGQRGEPERELTFKELLFDYVLVNKYVWLLAFANFFAYITRYSMLDWGPMYLREMKEATVTGGGLAQTALEFGGIPSTILLGWLSDKMGGRRGMIAVLCLVPILGAFTAILFIPAGFLWLDMLMLVSIGLFIYPVINFIVIIALDLTGKKAIGTAAGFIGLFGYIGRTVQATGFGKLLDVLQASHGKETAWAAVIAAILASTVAAIALLAVTWRLKPRA
- a CDS encoding DUF362 domain-containing protein; its protein translation is MSIVALVACKDYDESRVAAAIDEGLSLLGGVERFVRPGERLLLKPNLLAGAAPEKAVTTHPAVFKAVARRFAACGAQLSYGDSPGFGRPESAARRAGLVSVAEATGVALADFMSSKTVSFPEGHLIKQFTIAQGVLSADGVISLPKLKTHALTRITGAVKNQFGCIPGFLKGEFHARLPELDRFARMLADVTRFVKPRLYVMDAVLAMEGNGPRNGTPVPLGALLLSDDPVAIDAAAAQMVDLDPALVPTVRQGVETGLGACADTEVAGAPLDSFIQRGFQVDRRREGAKGALPRLLARVMRETIVPRPVINTAVCSRCGTCVQVCPVSPKAVDFRGGKDTPPSHDYHICIRCYCCQEYCPDGAITVSTPLLGRLVHR
- a CDS encoding alpha-L-fucosidase → MVSLLSRCAIMSALIFAATGSAPGAEPPAPYGPVPSGRQLAWHELEFYGFVHFTVNTFTDKEWGYGDESPGVFNPTDFDADQIVSVASEGGMKGLILTCKHHDGFCLWPSKYTTHTVAQSGWRGGKGDIVRDLSAACQRHGLKFGVYLSPWDRNHPEYGGPGYLEYYRSQLRELLTEYGPIFEVWFDGANGGDGYYGGAREKRTIDPATYYGWDATWRIVRELQPGAVMFSDVGPDIRWVGNESGFAGDPCWATYTPHGRDGAAPCPGRTEYKEGENGHRDGQFWLPAEVDVSIRPGWFYHPKEDGKVRSAANLLELYYASVGRGASFLLNLPPDRRGRIHENDAAALREFRRILDATFSVDFARGAQADASNTRGGDPAFAAGNVNDGNRATYWCTDDAVLNPELVLDLGGEATFNVVSLREYLALGQRVDDWALDRWDGAAWLEFAKGTAIGNRRIWRGEPVTTARVRLRIPKAAACPAITEFALHQSPE